One Sesamum indicum cultivar Zhongzhi No. 13 linkage group LG14, S_indicum_v1.0, whole genome shotgun sequence genomic window, atattatattGAAGGAACTTACCCTGACAGCATTGATAATGGCATGGACAACCTCAGGCACCATGCTTTGTAACTCGTCCATCGTTTTACCTTGGAAGATGGCGTAGTTATAATCGTTCCCTCCGATTTCTCCCACCATGAAAAGAGCAGTCTGGAGTTTCTCAGCACACTCTGTTGATCATCATGATTGATGTTTTAAGTAGGTAGGTACAATtaagatgaagatgatgagaaGTTAAGTAGTAATTAAACGAACATACCTCTGTGATGAAGGCAAATAGAGTTGAAATGAGTGGACATCCAGCCCAACTGTATGGTGAGGGAGCTGGTGGTGACCGGAGACAAGATGTGTTTAGCAGCCAGAACGTGAGAGGGCAACGCTGTGGAACCGGCTACCGCAAAGTTGACTCCATGCTTGAAATCTGCATCTCTGTCTTTGTAGGCTGGCAGAAAAGGTAGACCCGCATCCAATGCTATAGAGAGAGACAATCCAATGTCAAGTTGAAGACAtggatttaataataatattcatatgTGATACAAGATTTAAACATACCTATGTAATCGATCATGAGAAGGCCATTGGAGCAACGACCGGTAGCGTTCTTGAAGAAGGTCTCCCCGTAAGGTAGTCTAGCGAACGAAGTGGAGGAGCCAATAGGGAATTCCCGGATCAAATTCCCGGTGTCGGAAATGGAGTCTCCGAGTTGATAGATTTGATCAAAGTTGCAAATCTTGAGAGGATGAGAGTgagcaaaagaaacaaaggaaACTAAGGagcaaagaagaagaatattgGGTAGTAGGAGAAGTAGCTTcatgaaagaagaagaagcagcCATTGATGGAGAGATAGGTAGTTGAAACAAAGTATATGTGGAATGTCAGGATGATTGATTGTAGGAGCAAGGATGGATGCTTtggtgttatatatatatatgtttaagagtatagtagtagtagtattAGTAGTAGAACAAACATCCCATATACAGTCCCATTTGGATTAGAAATGCAGTCCTCCAGTCATTGTCCTTTCCTCCAACTGTAATGTAGTCCAAGTTCTTCAGGGTTTTTCAATTATGGCTCAAGTTGTTTGATTTGGATTGGATTTTTCATTCGAAATtttattgtacttttttattttatttaatatatgcatattatgtgtatgatttttttaaaaaaataaattacatgagACTATTTTTGTACACGTGGGTgtgtatatctatattatttatacgcAATAATTTGGTTGtcgtactaatttttaaatattcaaatttatcgtTTAACTCATTCCTTCCGTACATTAAAATTTGGTGATGACAGtatttcaacttatttttataaatttattaagatacccttctaattttctcaattttttgcacttttatgtttttggaACTGCTGTCTTATTATTGATAATCAccttattaacaaaaatattaattactttgttCTGGTTTGTATTTTCTACTTCAGCCCATTTAATGAGCAGATTGGGCCGGGTGGCGACCCAACC contains:
- the LOC105176580 gene encoding GDSL esterase/lipase At5g03980-like produces the protein MAASSSFMKLLLLLPNILLLCSLVSFVSFAHSHPLKICNFDQIYQLGDSISDTGNLIREFPIGSSTSFARLPYGETFFKNATGRCSNGLLMIDYIALDAGLPFLPAYKDRDADFKHGVNFAVAGSTALPSHVLAAKHILSPVTTSSLTIQLGWMSTHFNSICLHHRECAEKLQTALFMVGEIGGNDYNYAIFQGKTMDELQSMVPEVVHAIINAVRRVISFGATRVVVPGNFPIGCLPIYKTAFHTNKSAAYDENRCLKQLNDFAMYHNEQLQQAIEKLQQEHPNAIVVYADYYNAYQHLLHFAKSHGFDTERACCGSGGKYSFNMTRMCGAPGVGVCADPGRFLSWDGVHLTQEGYKIMAGWLVHDIFTNLHCHF